A single genomic interval of Selenobaculum gibii harbors:
- a CDS encoding N-acetylmuramoyl-L-alanine amidase → MRAYFISIPLLKRVVLFSITIFLAHSLMIKYLADNELEMVSLDYLQGTKVIIDAGHGGIDSGATYYGLKEKDLTLEISLLLGKILTENGVEVIYTRESDVDYYTRGKGGKRNDLLTRVDMINNSGANAFVSIHCNADKATRWSGAQVFYSDKLMENKILAHTMQELLRKYPPNNKRAEKLDNSILILKSSNIPGVLLETGYLSNRKESELLSDKNYQENMVNQIAKALSYHFHQNSGG, encoded by the coding sequence ATGCGAGCGTATTTTATTTCGATTCCACTGCTAAAGCGCGTAGTATTATTTAGTATTACTATTTTCTTAGCACATAGTTTAATGATAAAATATCTGGCCGATAATGAGCTGGAAATGGTCTCGTTAGATTATTTACAAGGAACAAAAGTGATTATTGATGCTGGTCATGGTGGCATAGATAGCGGAGCAACTTATTATGGTTTGAAGGAAAAAGATCTTACTTTGGAAATTAGTTTATTGCTTGGAAAGATTTTAACAGAGAATGGTGTAGAAGTGATTTATACAAGAGAAAGTGATGTTGATTATTATACACGGGGAAAGGGCGGGAAAAGGAATGACTTGTTAACAAGAGTGGATATGATTAACAATTCAGGTGCAAATGCATTTGTGAGTATTCATTGTAATGCGGATAAAGCAACAAGATGGTCGGGTGCACAAGTTTTTTATTCAGATAAACTAATGGAAAATAAAATTTTAGCTCATACTATGCAAGAGCTATTAAGAAAATATCCGCCTAATAATAAAAGAGCGGAAAAATTGGATAATAGTATATTAATTTTAAAATCCAGCAATATTCCAGGAGTTTTGCTTGAAACAGGATATTTAAGTAATCGAAAAGAATCTGAATTGTTATCTGATAAAAATTATCAGGAAAATATGGTAAATCAAATTGCAAAAGCATTATCCTATCATTTTCATCAAAATTCTGGAGGCTGA
- a CDS encoding transglycosylase domain-containing protein, giving the protein MQRFRFGRFFLYLFILFFLCFWFSGGNTILNFFDPALKTTIKQALDANQISSLTNVTNETKNDLTSTYDRIYRLIALKSSVDSKIAKQNYVKLENISLSLQQAIIATEDNRFYTHPGFDVEGIMRASLVNLQYGEVTEGGSTITQQLVKNLFLSQDRSLNRKMEEFALAVDMEMRYSKEEILELYLNTIYFGSGFYGISEASMGYFAKMPNELTLAEAAMLAGLPNAPSVYSPYVDFNAAKKRQSVVLSRMADTGYITPTIANETKSAPIYLAE; this is encoded by the coding sequence ATGCAACGTTTTCGTTTTGGACGTTTTTTTCTATATTTATTCATTTTGTTTTTTCTTTGTTTTTGGTTTTCGGGCGGTAATACTATTCTCAATTTTTTCGATCCTGCTTTAAAAACTACAATAAAGCAAGCTTTAGATGCAAATCAAATATCCTCTTTGACAAATGTGACAAATGAAACGAAAAATGATTTAACGTCTACTTATGACCGCATCTACCGTTTAATTGCACTTAAATCATCAGTAGATAGCAAAATTGCCAAACAAAATTATGTAAAGCTCGAAAATATTAGTTTATCTTTACAACAAGCAATCATCGCTACTGAAGATAACCGTTTTTATACGCATCCAGGTTTTGATGTTGAGGGAATTATGCGTGCGAGTCTAGTAAATCTACAATATGGAGAAGTTACCGAAGGCGGCAGCACAATCACTCAACAGCTTGTTAAAAATCTTTTTCTTTCACAAGATCGCTCCTTAAATCGCAAGATGGAAGAGTTTGCTTTAGCTGTCGATATGGAAATGCGCTATTCCAAAGAAGAAATTTTAGAATTATATTTAAATACCATTTACTTTGGTTCTGGTTTTTATGGCATCAGTGAAGCATCTATGGGGTATTTTGCAAAAATGCCAAATGAATTAACGCTTGCTGAAGCTGCAATGCTAGCGGGACTTCCTAATGCACCATCAGTTTATTCTCCTTATGTCGATTTTAATGCTGCAAAAAAACGTCAATCCGTCGTTCTAAGTCGTATGGCAGACACAGGCTATATCACACCTACAATTGCAAATGAAACAAAATCAGCACCTATCTACTTAGCAGAATAA
- a CDS encoding argininosuccinate synthase: protein MSDIKKVVLAYSGGLDTSVIIPWLKENYNGCEVIAVCADIGQGDELDVVHDKALASGASKVFIVDLTKPFLEEYVWQTLKAGAVYEGKYLLGTSFARPIIAKALVEIARQEGADAIAHGATGKGNDQVRFELTVKALAPDLQIVAPWRIWDIRSREDALAYAAKHNVPVATSNKTYSMDRNIWHLSHEGSDLEDPWNAPKDNVYLVTKSPEQAPDEPAYVEIEFEKGIPVAVDGEKLGAVELLTKLNEIGAANGVGITDIVENRLVGMKSRGVYENPGGAILYYAHRELEYLTLDRATFHYKETVAIRYGELVYDGMWFSQLREALDAFVNQTQETVTGTVRLKLYKGNIISAGSKSPYSLYSEEFVTFGRDEVYNQADAEGFINLFGLPLKVRALMQQKEGK, encoded by the coding sequence ATGAGCGATATTAAAAAAGTAGTATTGGCATATTCCGGAGGGTTAGATACATCCGTAATTATCCCTTGGTTAAAAGAAAATTATAATGGTTGTGAAGTTATTGCAGTTTGTGCAGATATTGGGCAAGGCGACGAATTAGACGTTGTTCATGATAAAGCATTAGCATCCGGTGCGAGCAAAGTGTTTATCGTAGATTTAACAAAACCTTTCCTTGAAGAATACGTATGGCAAACATTAAAAGCAGGAGCTGTATACGAAGGAAAATATTTATTAGGCACTTCTTTCGCACGCCCAATTATTGCGAAAGCACTAGTTGAGATTGCTCGTCAAGAAGGCGCAGATGCAATTGCGCATGGTGCAACAGGTAAGGGCAATGACCAAGTTCGTTTTGAACTTACGGTAAAAGCGCTAGCACCAGATTTACAAATCGTTGCTCCATGGCGTATTTGGGATATTCGTTCCCGTGAAGATGCACTTGCCTATGCTGCGAAACACAACGTTCCAGTTGCAACGAGCAATAAAACATACAGTATGGATAGGAACATCTGGCATCTAAGCCATGAAGGTTCTGATCTTGAAGATCCATGGAATGCACCAAAAGATAATGTATATCTTGTAACAAAATCACCAGAACAAGCACCAGATGAACCTGCTTATGTAGAAATTGAATTTGAAAAAGGGATTCCAGTAGCTGTAGATGGTGAAAAGCTTGGTGCAGTAGAATTATTGACAAAGTTAAATGAAATTGGTGCGGCAAATGGCGTTGGTATTACTGATATTGTTGAAAACCGTCTTGTCGGGATGAAATCTCGTGGTGTTTATGAAAATCCAGGTGGGGCAATTCTTTATTATGCACATCGTGAATTAGAATACTTAACTTTAGACCGCGCAACTTTCCATTATAAAGAAACTGTAGCAATTCGTTATGGAGAACTTGTCTATGATGGAATGTGGTTCAGTCAATTGCGTGAAGCATTAGATGCATTTGTAAATCAGACACAAGAAACTGTAACAGGTACAGTTCGTTTAAAACTTTATAAAGGTAACATCATTTCAGCTGGTTCCAAATCTCCTTATTCCTTGTACAGTGAAGAATTTGTTACATTTGGTCGTGATGAAGTTTATAATCAAGCGGATGCAGAAGGCTTTATCAACTTATTCGGTTTACCGTTAAAAGTTAGAGCTTTAATGCAACAAAAAGAAGGTAAATAA
- the argB gene encoding acetylglutamate kinase: MSFLAEDKASVLVEALPYIKHFYGKTIVIKYGGNAMINDELKAKVIQDIVLMKFVGMRPVIVHGGGPDITEFLKKVGKETEFVSGLRVTDEETVQIAEMVLVGKINTEIVSLLNHNGVKAVGLSGKDAELIKAQKHLAVVHENGILRKVDIGFVGDVKKINTEILNDLLDQDYIPVIAPIGVGEGNESYNINADYVAAEVAGALEAEKLLLLTDIEGIYRDYHDKSTFISTLTQQEARNMIHDGTIAGGMIPKVEACLRSLEAGAGKTHIIDGRQPHSLILEVFTPQGIGTEVVK, translated from the coding sequence ATGAGTTTTTTAGCGGAAGATAAGGCTTCTGTCTTGGTGGAGGCTTTGCCTTATATCAAGCATTTTTATGGGAAGACGATTGTCATTAAGTATGGCGGGAATGCGATGATTAATGATGAGTTAAAAGCGAAAGTTATCCAAGATATTGTTTTAATGAAGTTTGTGGGAATGCGCCCAGTGATCGTGCATGGGGGCGGGCCTGATATTACTGAATTTTTGAAAAAAGTCGGCAAAGAGACGGAATTTGTCAGTGGATTGCGTGTAACGGATGAAGAAACGGTGCAGATTGCGGAAATGGTTCTTGTCGGTAAAATTAACACGGAAATCGTAAGTTTATTAAATCATAATGGCGTAAAAGCAGTTGGTCTTAGTGGAAAAGATGCGGAGTTAATCAAAGCGCAAAAGCATTTGGCAGTTGTACATGAAAATGGAATACTGCGTAAAGTTGATATTGGTTTTGTTGGTGATGTGAAGAAAATCAATACGGAGATATTAAATGACTTATTAGATCAAGATTATATTCCAGTCATTGCGCCAATCGGCGTTGGTGAGGGTAATGAAAGTTATAATATCAACGCAGATTATGTAGCGGCAGAGGTCGCAGGTGCGTTGGAAGCTGAAAAGCTGTTACTACTAACAGATATTGAAGGGATTTATCGTGATTATCATGATAAGAGTACATTTATCTCGACGCTTACGCAACAAGAAGCACGGAATATGATTCATGACGGTACGATTGCAGGTGGGATGATTCCGAAGGTAGAAGCTTGTCTACGTTCTTTAGAAGCTGGGGCAGGCAAGACACATATTATTGATGGACGTCAGCCACATTCCTTAATTCTAGAAGTATTCACTCCACAGGGGATTGGAACTGAAGTTGTAAAATAG
- the argJ gene encoding bifunctional glutamate N-acetyltransferase/amino-acid acetyltransferase ArgJ, giving the protein MLRENNAGVTLAKGFKASGIKAGIKKSGKDDLAIIYSEVPATVAGVFTQNLVAAAPVWVSKAVAQNGVGQAIVANAGCANACTGEIGFANAKKMAELTAKELNVNAEEVFVASTGVIGVNLPMDKVESGIKKAATALDDNGSIAAGKAIMTTDTYPKACSFTFEIGGKKVNIGGIAKGSGMIHPNMATMLCFVTTDVAISHDLLQQALAKVVTTSFNMVSVDGDTSTNDMVLVMANGMAENVMITTEDADYDAFLAALNTVCTELAKLVARDGEGATKFLEVNVKGAESFEDAKKIAMSIAKSPLVKTACFGQDPNWGRIICAAGYAGAKMVPEKTVVSLGDIVVYDQGLGAEFDEDALRDVMAEHDITINLDLHLGEENATVWTCDFSYEYVKINGEYHT; this is encoded by the coding sequence ATGTTAAGAGAAAATAACGCAGGTGTTACACTTGCGAAAGGTTTTAAAGCATCCGGAATCAAAGCCGGAATTAAAAAGAGTGGTAAAGATGATTTAGCAATCATTTATAGTGAAGTACCTGCGACTGTAGCTGGTGTGTTTACACAAAACCTTGTTGCTGCTGCGCCGGTATGGGTTTCGAAAGCAGTTGCACAAAATGGTGTAGGGCAAGCGATTGTTGCCAATGCAGGTTGTGCAAATGCCTGTACTGGAGAAATTGGGTTTGCAAACGCTAAAAAAATGGCTGAACTTACAGCAAAGGAATTGAATGTAAACGCTGAAGAAGTATTTGTAGCGTCTACAGGCGTTATCGGTGTGAATTTACCAATGGATAAAGTCGAATCTGGCATAAAAAAAGCTGCAACAGCTCTGGATGATAATGGTAGTATTGCAGCGGGAAAAGCAATTATGACAACGGATACTTATCCAAAAGCATGTTCCTTTACTTTTGAAATTGGTGGGAAAAAAGTAAACATTGGCGGTATTGCAAAAGGTTCAGGGATGATTCATCCGAATATGGCAACAATGCTTTGTTTTGTGACAACGGATGTAGCAATCAGCCATGACTTGTTACAACAAGCATTAGCTAAAGTTGTAACGACTTCTTTTAATATGGTTTCAGTCGATGGTGATACAAGTACAAATGATATGGTTCTTGTTATGGCAAATGGCATGGCAGAAAATGTGATGATTACTACGGAAGATGCAGATTATGATGCATTCTTAGCGGCATTAAATACGGTATGTACAGAGCTTGCAAAATTAGTTGCCCGCGATGGTGAAGGCGCAACGAAATTCCTTGAAGTCAATGTAAAGGGTGCCGAAAGTTTTGAAGATGCGAAAAAAATTGCAATGAGTATTGCAAAATCGCCATTAGTAAAAACAGCGTGCTTCGGTCAAGATCCAAACTGGGGCAGAATTATTTGTGCCGCCGGTTATGCAGGAGCAAAAATGGTACCAGAAAAGACAGTTGTTTCGCTTGGCGATATTGTCGTATACGATCAAGGTCTTGGTGCAGAGTTTGATGAAGATGCACTTCGTGATGTTATGGCGGAGCATGATATCACAATCAATCTTGATTTACATTTAGGAGAAGAAAACGCAACGGTTTGGACGTGTGATTTCTCCTATGAATATGTAAAGATAAACGGAGAATACCATACCTGA
- a CDS encoding acetylornithine transaminase, which yields MTNEEIFQKDKDYYMPVFARYQLVLSYGKGVYAYDTDGKQYLDYLAGIAVNVLGHAHPKLVKAISDQAAKMIHCSNLYYTQTQVVLAEKLVKLSGLGKVFLANSGAEANEGAMKLARKYAHQFDADKSEIITANHCFHGRTLATLTATAQPKYQQGVGPLPECFRYVEYNDIKALEAIISEKTCAVMLEPIQGEGGVNVPDADYLQKVRALCDKYHAALIFDEIQTGIGRSGTMFAYEQFGVKPDIVTLAKGLAGGVPIGAFIATDKYAAAFHAGDHGSTFGGNPLACAAANTVLDTIDEENLLDNVKTVGAYFISELQKLKVKYSRLIKTVRGKGFILGVELTKPGREIVDECLKNGAIINCTAGNVLRFVPPLIITEANVDELIVILDKVLAKHQ from the coding sequence ATGACAAATGAAGAAATTTTTCAAAAGGATAAAGATTATTATATGCCGGTGTTTGCACGCTATCAGCTCGTTTTATCGTATGGAAAAGGCGTGTATGCATATGATACCGATGGAAAACAGTACTTAGATTATTTGGCTGGGATTGCCGTAAATGTTCTTGGTCATGCACATCCAAAACTCGTCAAAGCGATTAGTGACCAAGCAGCAAAGATGATTCATTGTTCGAATTTGTATTATACGCAGACGCAAGTAGTTTTAGCGGAAAAGTTAGTAAAGTTAAGCGGCCTTGGCAAAGTATTTTTAGCAAATAGCGGTGCGGAAGCAAATGAAGGGGCAATGAAACTTGCGCGTAAGTATGCACATCAATTCGATGCGGATAAATCAGAGATTATTACGGCGAATCATTGCTTCCATGGGCGTACTTTAGCTACGCTTACAGCAACAGCACAGCCGAAATACCAACAGGGTGTAGGTCCATTGCCAGAGTGTTTTCGTTATGTAGAGTACAACGATATCAAAGCGTTAGAAGCAATAATAAGCGAAAAAACATGTGCTGTAATGCTTGAGCCGATTCAAGGCGAAGGTGGCGTAAATGTTCCTGATGCGGATTATCTGCAAAAGGTTCGTGCATTATGTGATAAATACCATGCGGCGCTAATTTTCGATGAAATTCAAACAGGCATTGGACGCAGTGGAACGATGTTTGCCTATGAACAATTTGGGGTAAAACCGGATATTGTAACTTTGGCAAAAGGATTAGCCGGTGGTGTACCGATTGGGGCGTTTATTGCTACTGACAAATATGCAGCTGCTTTTCATGCGGGCGATCATGGCTCAACTTTTGGCGGCAATCCGTTAGCCTGTGCGGCGGCAAATACGGTATTGGATACAATTGATGAAGAAAATTTACTGGACAATGTAAAAACAGTAGGGGCGTATTTTATAAGTGAACTTCAAAAGTTAAAAGTAAAATATAGCAGGCTCATCAAAACTGTGCGTGGAAAAGGCTTTATTCTCGGTGTAGAGCTTACAAAACCAGGTCGTGAAATCGTGGATGAATGCTTGAAAAACGGTGCAATTATCAATTGTACAGCAGGCAATGTCCTACGTTTTGTGCCACCATTAATCATTACGGAAGCAAATGTCGATGAATTAATTGTGATTTTGGATAAAGTGTTGGCAAAACATCAATAA
- the argH gene encoding argininosuccinate lyase: MGKLWGGRFSKTTDEMINEFQASIQFDKRMYQEDIAGSIAHATMLAKCGIIPESDTKAIIDGLQGILADIEAGNFSFDVALEDIHMNIEKRLTDRIGEAGGRLHTARSRNDQVALDTHMYVRKETANIAKLVLDMEKALVEVAEKYSDAIMPGYTHLQRAQPILFAHHMLAYFSMLNRDFSRLKGVYERADIMPLGAGALAGTTFPIDRQLVAEQLNFGAVYNNSLDAVSDRDYILEFLSFASIMMMHLSRISEEIILWCSREFSFIELDDAHCTGSSMMPQKKNPDVSELVRGKTGRVIGHLMAMLTTAKGLPLAYNKDLQEDKEGLFDTIDTVKFSLSVYSAMIRAMRVNQELMLKAVREDFSNATDLADYLVKKGLPFRQAHEVSGKSVHYCIEQKKWLMDLTLEEFKQFSPLFEEDILEEIKPETCVANRNSFGGTSYQQVELQIKTAKEIMKNQQAIVDEYDKKIKL, encoded by the coding sequence ATGGGCAAACTTTGGGGCGGAAGATTTTCAAAAACTACAGATGAAATGATTAATGAATTTCAAGCGTCAATTCAATTCGATAAACGAATGTATCAAGAAGATATCGCAGGCAGTATTGCTCACGCAACTATGCTTGCAAAATGCGGGATTATACCAGAAAGTGATACAAAAGCAATTATTGATGGATTGCAAGGAATTTTAGCTGATATTGAAGCTGGTAATTTTTCTTTTGATGTCGCACTTGAAGATATTCATATGAATATAGAAAAAAGGCTGACTGATCGTATCGGTGAAGCGGGTGGCAGACTACATACGGCGCGTAGTCGTAATGATCAGGTTGCCTTAGATACGCATATGTATGTACGCAAAGAAACTGCCAATATTGCAAAATTGGTGCTTGATATGGAAAAAGCACTCGTTGAAGTTGCGGAAAAATATTCAGATGCGATTATGCCTGGATATACGCATTTACAACGGGCACAACCGATTCTTTTTGCACATCATATGTTAGCGTATTTTTCAATGTTAAATCGTGATTTTTCCCGTTTGAAAGGCGTATATGAGCGGGCAGATATTATGCCGCTTGGTGCAGGTGCATTAGCGGGAACGACGTTCCCGATTGATCGCCAACTTGTAGCTGAGCAATTAAATTTTGGTGCAGTCTACAATAACAGTTTAGATGCTGTTAGTGATCGTGATTATATCTTAGAATTTTTATCTTTTGCATCAATTATGATGATGCATTTAAGCCGCATCAGTGAGGAAATTATTCTTTGGTGTTCACGTGAATTTTCATTTATTGAATTAGACGATGCACATTGTACTGGTTCAAGTATGATGCCGCAAAAGAAAAATCCTGATGTATCTGAGCTTGTACGCGGGAAAACAGGCAGAGTGATCGGTCATTTAATGGCGATGCTGACAACGGCAAAAGGGTTGCCGCTTGCATATAATAAAGATTTGCAGGAGGATAAAGAAGGTTTATTTGATACAATTGATACGGTTAAATTTAGTTTAAGCGTATATAGTGCAATGATTCGTGCGATGCGTGTCAACCAAGAACTGATGCTAAAAGCTGTCCGTGAGGATTTTTCCAACGCAACGGATTTAGCAGATTACCTTGTAAAAAAAGGCTTACCGTTTAGACAAGCACATGAAGTTTCCGGAAAGAGTGTACACTATTGTATTGAACAAAAGAAATGGCTGATGGATTTAACTTTAGAAGAGTTTAAACAATTCTCGCCATTATTTGAAGAAGATATTTTAGAAGAAATCAAACCAGAAACTTGTGTTGCAAACCGTAATTCCTTTGGGGGTACTTCTTATCAACAAGTAGAATTACAAATTAAAACGGCAAAAGAAATCATGAAAAATCAGCAAGCAATTGTTGATGAATACGATAAAAAAATTAAGTTGTAA
- the argF gene encoding ornithine carbamoyltransferase — protein sequence MKGKDLLSIHELTSEEVKQILNLAKELKAKQKAGIEHHLLKGKTLGMIFQKSSTRTRVSFEVGMYQLGGSALFLSGNDLQIGRGEPIKDTARVMSRYLDGIMIRTFNHDDVEEFAKYADIPVINGLTDLLHPCQVLTDLLTIQEYKGQNLKGLKLAYVGDGNNMVHSLMYGCAKVGMHFAVATPKGYEPNPEVTAKAIEDAKVTGGSILVTNDRIEAVKDADIVYTDVWASMGQEAEHDARVKIFQDYQINTELMQHAKADAMVMHCLPAHRGEEISEEILEKHADEIFDEAENRLHVQKAIMALTMCD from the coding sequence ATGAAAGGGAAAGATTTATTATCGATCCACGAGTTAACAAGTGAAGAAGTAAAGCAAATTCTTAACTTGGCAAAAGAGCTAAAAGCAAAACAAAAAGCCGGAATTGAGCATCATTTATTAAAAGGAAAAACGCTAGGCATGATTTTTCAAAAATCATCGACGAGAACACGTGTGTCTTTTGAAGTTGGGATGTATCAATTGGGCGGCAGTGCATTATTTTTATCGGGGAATGACTTGCAAATTGGTCGCGGTGAACCGATTAAAGATACTGCTAGAGTAATGTCAAGATATTTAGATGGGATTATGATTCGTACATTTAATCATGATGATGTCGAAGAGTTTGCTAAATATGCTGACATTCCTGTAATTAATGGGCTGACTGACCTACTTCATCCATGTCAAGTATTAACGGATTTATTGACCATTCAAGAATATAAAGGACAAAACTTAAAAGGTCTGAAATTAGCGTATGTCGGTGATGGCAATAACATGGTGCATTCTTTGATGTACGGCTGTGCAAAAGTTGGTATGCATTTTGCTGTTGCTACGCCAAAGGGTTATGAACCAAACCCAGAGGTTACGGCAAAAGCAATCGAAGATGCAAAAGTAACGGGTGGTTCAATTTTAGTAACAAACGATAGAATTGAGGCAGTAAAAGATGCCGATATCGTTTATACTGATGTATGGGCAAGCATGGGGCAAGAAGCTGAGCATGATGCACGGGTAAAAATCTTTCAGGATTATCAAATCAATACAGAATTGATGCAACATGCGAAAGCAGATGCGATGGTAATGCATTGTCTGCCAGCACATCGCGGCGAAGAAATCAGTGAAGAGATTTTAGAAAAACATGCTGATGAAATTTTTGATGAAGCTGAAAATCGTCTGCATGTGCAAAAAGCCATTATGGCATTAACGATGTGTGATTAA
- a CDS encoding DODA-type extradiol aromatic ring-opening family dioxygenase: MAKLIGGAFLSCMIELLHETKEKQTQKIVDYMEKISQMICQYKPQTIVIVTKQNLFPSAITIDVQPRIKGDMGKFGLTDMVLGFETDSLLMRSIMNQSKRVGIELEELSQQAEDNHLSRDMDHQSFIPLYYLYKAGFKGQVVSIACNQLPYEEMYTFGKSLQKAIDKVNKRVIVLTVGEFNKFGQADDKKIIQDVGVAIEKAEIKTLLNMDKSVIPLEDEEAFSKLFLLLGVVGGKEVTPQMFTQGFIEEKQCIFLLHNKD; the protein is encoded by the coding sequence TTGGCTAAATTAATTGGAGGAGCATTTTTGTCCTGTATGATTGAACTGCTGCATGAGACAAAAGAAAAGCAAACACAAAAAATAGTAGATTATATGGAAAAAATATCGCAAATGATTTGTCAGTATAAACCGCAAACGATTGTTATAGTAACAAAGCAAAATTTATTTCCATCAGCGATTACGATCGATGTACAGCCAAGAATAAAAGGTGATATGGGTAAATTCGGTTTAACGGATATGGTGCTTGGATTTGAAACTGATAGTTTACTCATGCGAAGCATTATGAATCAGAGCAAGCGTGTAGGTATTGAATTGGAAGAATTATCACAGCAGGCGGAAGATAATCATCTATCAAGAGATATGGATCATCAAAGTTTTATTCCACTTTATTATTTGTATAAAGCTGGCTTTAAAGGGCAAGTTGTCAGTATCGCTTGTAATCAGCTTCCATATGAAGAAATGTATACTTTTGGGAAGAGTTTACAGAAGGCAATTGATAAGGTAAATAAAAGGGTTATAGTACTGACCGTCGGAGAATTCAATAAATTTGGACAAGCTGATGATAAGAAAATTATTCAGGATGTTGGTGTAGCGATAGAGAAAGCAGAGATAAAGACACTTTTGAATATGGATAAATCAGTTATACCATTAGAAGATGAAGAAGCTTTTAGTAAGTTATTTTTACTTCTTGGGGTAGTAGGTGGAAAAGAGGTAACACCACAAATGTTTACCCAAGGATTTATCGAAGAGAAGCAGTGTATATTTTTATTGCATAATAAAGACTGA
- the argC gene encoding N-acetyl-gamma-glutamyl-phosphate reductase: MKVSVIGATGYAGVELLRLLKNHPKVEVVHITSESQTGTGIENIYTHLNNVYTKKLISMKDIDLIAKDSEVVFIALPHGHAMAVGKAFEGKNVKLIDLGADYRFKDTSIYEKWYKVDHTHKDAKRVYGLAELYRSQIKNATIVGNAGCYTTASILALAPLAKEGLVDLHTVVIDAKSGVSGAGRSAKVENLFTELYDNLKAYNVGGHRHTPEIEQALSEFSGEEVVLSFTPHLIPMSRGILSTCYANLKPGVTTQMVNEAFEKLYKDEYFIRLLGQGGYPATKNVRGSNFCDIGWHVDERVGRVIVLSVIDNLVKGAAGQAVQNFNIMCGFEEKMGLEGVPLYP, encoded by the coding sequence ATGAAAGTAAGTGTTATCGGAGCTACAGGATATGCAGGAGTAGAGTTATTAAGATTATTAAAAAATCATCCGAAAGTAGAAGTTGTTCATATTACATCCGAAAGTCAAACTGGAACGGGAATTGAAAATATATACACACATTTAAACAATGTTTATACAAAAAAATTAATTAGTATGAAAGATATTGATTTGATTGCTAAAGATAGTGAGGTTGTATTTATTGCTTTGCCACATGGTCATGCAATGGCGGTAGGAAAAGCTTTTGAAGGGAAAAATGTAAAGCTGATTGATTTGGGGGCGGATTATCGTTTTAAAGATACGAGCATTTATGAGAAGTGGTATAAAGTTGATCATACGCATAAAGATGCGAAACGCGTGTATGGATTAGCAGAATTATATCGTAGCCAAATCAAAAATGCGACAATTGTCGGTAATGCAGGCTGTTATACAACAGCAAGCATTCTTGCCTTAGCACCATTGGCAAAAGAAGGATTAGTCGATTTACATACTGTAGTGATTGATGCAAAATCTGGAGTATCGGGTGCGGGTCGTTCAGCGAAAGTAGAGAATTTGTTTACCGAGCTGTATGATAATTTGAAAGCATATAACGTTGGGGGGCATCGACATACTCCAGAAATTGAGCAGGCTCTGTCTGAATTTTCAGGTGAAGAGGTTGTACTTAGTTTTACGCCACATTTGATTCCGATGTCACGCGGAATATTAAGCACTTGTTATGCAAATTTAAAACCGGGTGTTACAACGCAGATGGTTAATGAAGCATTTGAAAAGCTTTATAAGGATGAATATTTTATTCGTTTACTTGGCCAGGGGGGCTATCCAGCAACGAAAAATGTTCGTGGTTCAAACTTCTGTGATATTGGCTGGCATGTGGATGAACGTGTGGGCAGAGTCATCGTCTTATCGGTGATTGATAATTTAGTTAAGGGTGCGGCTGGGCAGGCTGTGCAGAATTTTAATATTATGTGTGGTTTTGAAGAAAAGATGGGATTAGAGGGTGTACCTTTATATCCGTGA